The Bacteroidales bacterium genome includes a window with the following:
- the dndC gene encoding DNA phosphorothioation system sulfurtransferase DndC has translation MKNKRIENIINELVDQYTYADTSERPWIIGFSGGKDSTVLLTLVWRALEKIRKEMPYPFQLKRQVYVVCNDTMVENPIITEYVDDVLTKIEQAAREQNLPIFIQKTIPKIEATFWVNVLGKGYPVPNNSFRWCTDKLKIRPTSSFITEQINEKGEAIVLIGVRSAESSSRGRSIRKHEIKGKRLSKHPNHHNTLVYSPIKELMLEEIWYIINALPSPWGYDNSKLFKIYANASADDYECPTVVTDKNHSSCGQSRFGCWTCTVVKEDKSMTALIKNGENWLAPLLKYRDSLVVERNVSENRMATRRNGQAAVTEDGHKQGNYAPEYRAKKLRELLELQKGIQKTNPLVELITNQELIAIQVYWYRDGIFDFKVGEIYAKIFGREIETENSNIESTIEKQLLKNVCQQEPNSTLLS, from the coding sequence ATGAAAAACAAACGAATTGAGAATATTATAAATGAACTAGTTGACCAATATACTTATGCGGACACAAGTGAAAGACCTTGGATAATTGGTTTTAGCGGAGGTAAAGATTCTACAGTTTTACTAACTTTGGTTTGGAGAGCATTAGAAAAAATTCGTAAAGAAATGCCATATCCTTTTCAATTGAAAAGGCAGGTTTATGTTGTTTGTAATGATACAATGGTCGAGAACCCAATAATAACAGAATATGTTGATGATGTTCTAACAAAAATTGAACAAGCTGCCAGAGAACAAAATTTGCCTATTTTTATACAAAAAACAATTCCCAAAATAGAAGCTACTTTTTGGGTTAATGTTCTTGGAAAAGGATACCCTGTTCCAAATAATTCATTCCGTTGGTGTACTGATAAGTTAAAAATTAGACCCACTTCGTCATTTATAACTGAACAAATAAATGAAAAAGGGGAAGCAATAGTTCTTATCGGAGTAAGAAGTGCAGAAAGCAGCTCAAGAGGACGGTCAATAAGAAAACATGAGATAAAAGGGAAACGCTTGTCAAAACATCCGAATCATCATAACACATTAGTTTATTCACCTATTAAAGAATTAATGTTGGAAGAAATTTGGTATATAATTAATGCTTTACCTTCACCTTGGGGATATGATAATTCAAAATTATTCAAAATATATGCAAACGCAAGTGCAGATGATTATGAATGTCCTACTGTTGTTACAGACAAAAATCATTCATCTTGTGGACAAAGTCGTTTTGGTTGTTGGACTTGTACAGTAGTAAAAGAAGATAAATCAATGACTGCTTTAATTAAAAATGGTGAAAATTGGCTTGCACCACTTTTGAAATACAGAGATAGTTTGGTTGTAGAACGAAATGTTTCTGAAAACAGAATGGCGACTAGGCGAAACGGTCAAGCCGCAGTTACAGAAGACGGTCATAAACAAGGTAATTATGCACCAGAATATCGAGCAAAAAAATTACGTGAATTATTGGAATTACAAAAAGGAATTCAAAAAACAAATCCATTAGTTGAGTTGATAACAAATCAAGAACTAATAGCCATTCAAGTGTATTGGTATAGAGATGGTATTTTTGATTTTAAGGTTGGTGAAATATATGCAAAGA